The Synergistota bacterium genome has a window encoding:
- a CDS encoding zinc-binding dehydrogenase, producing the protein HIKLTHNVCVVGDGKLGLLITKVLTFCGYSPCVLGHHPERRKIVPEVSEYLLSENFREDSVFDIVIEATGNEKGFEIASKIAKPRGVIVLKSTFHGDFTLNLSPVVIKEIRVVGSRCGPFPVAIRFLSEGLEVKDMVEGIYSLEDAERAFKEARGKLKVILSC; encoded by the coding sequence TCATATAAAGCTAACCCATAATGTCTGCGTTGTAGGGGATGGCAAGCTTGGCCTTCTTATAACAAAGGTGCTGACTTTCTGTGGATATTCTCCTTGCGTTTTAGGGCATCATCCTGAAAGAAGGAAAATCGTTCCGGAAGTTTCTGAGTATCTGTTGTCTGAGAATTTTAGGGAGGATAGCGTCTTCGATATTGTGATTGAGGCTACGGGGAATGAGAAGGGTTTTGAAATTGCTTCGAAAATAGCTAAGCCCCGGGGAGTTATAGTTTTAAAAAGCACGTTTCACGGTGATTTTACCTTGAATCTTTCGCCGGTGGTGATCAAGGAGATCAGGGTTGTTGGGTCAAGATGTGGTCCTTTTCCGGTGGCTATAAGGTTCTTAAGTGAGGGGTTGGAAGTTAAAGATATGGTGGAGGGGATATATTCCCTTGAAGATGCGGAAAGGGCTTTTAAGGAGGCACGGGGGAAGCTGAAAGTAATACTCTCTTGCTGA